Genomic window (Nitrospira sp. CR1.1):
GCTGCCGCATCCTTGAGCGGGCGCTTGGCCTGGTCCTGTATACGGCGCAGTGTCTCGGGCTGGTGAGCCAGGAAGATTTCGATCGGCTGCGCAGCCTTCTTCTGGTTGCAACACTGGCACGCCAGCACCAGGTTGCTAATCCGGTTGCTGCCGCCCAGTGCCTTGGGTTGGAGGTGCTCAATTTGTAGCGGAGTGTCTTTGGCCTCGCAGTAAACGCACTGCCTGCCGAATTTTTCCAGCAGGTACTCTCGAACTTCGTAACCAGCCAGCGTGCCTTGCTGGTACTCGGTGCCGGAAATTTCTGGATTCTGCATCGCCTGCATGTCGAATCGTACCAGTTCGCAACTGATGTCCTTGATGGGGGCAAAGCGTTGAAGGCGTTTGACCCAGGCCAGCGTGGTATCTATGCGGTGCTGTAGGCTGGGTGGAAGCCAACCGGCAGAGCGAACGCGATTAAGAATGCGGGGTGCGCGGTAGCGCAGGTTGCCTCTGCGCCGACGACGCATGTGACGGCGGGCTGTCAGTGACTCACTGATCTGGCGACCACGGTGCTGTAGCTCAAAAAGGCTCAGCACGGTAATAGAGGCTGGGGGCTGGTGCCGCACCAGCGCCATGCCCGTAGCCTTGCTGCCTGGATCGACTTTAAGGCGCACCGGCTGCACGATGGCTTCGGTGCGATTCTTAAGACGGATCACCAGAGGTACAGCGCGATGGACGACAGCCCGTCCTTCTTTGAGAAGTTGCCTGGCCCTGGCGGGGTGGCAGGGCATCAGTGTCTGTCCTTCTCTGTTCAACACAAAAACCTGTGATTGAATTGGATTACTCCTTTGTTCTCGCCTTTCGGCGGTGACGTGTGCCATGCGGCACATCTCCCCTCGACCATGTTGCAACCCAGCGTGGATGGCGGGGCCGTTTCGTAGCCACCCGTGCCTTGTCTGCACCGCCGCCTTCGAGTGCCTGGGACTGAGGAAGCATCCCAGGGTCGGTTCTTTAGCTCTAGTTGCAACGTAGATTGGGACCTACCCATTCTTGATCTGGTCAACCTCGAGCTTGCCGGGAATCCTTTCTGCAAGCTCCTTCCTTTAGGGGAGGGGCGGTTGACTACTCCTTAGAGGGAAGCGGATTCCAACCCGCCTGGCTGCTTCAAAGCCTACCTTCCTGAACGCCTTACACTGAGAGGGATGATTCTGTTAGTCCGCAGAATCCACGGGCGACGATCGATGTGTGGGGATCGTCTACCCACATGGCCGGGACCGGGACTCTGTCAGCGAGGGCCGATCTGAGTCCCGGTGGCAGGCCGACGCACTGTCTTAATGATGCTTGCCCTCGCGGATCAGTTTGTACTCGAACGCGGCGACTTCCAAGGTGGACCGCTTGGTTTGTGTAGACTCATCAATCCATTCACGGTAGTCGAGGGTACCGAGGAGGAGAACCTGATCGCCCTTCCGTAAGGCATTGGCGAACTCTTCGGGCTTGTCGCCACGGTATGTAAACGGCACCCAGTTGGTCTTCTTGGCCGTTTGGCCATCCTTCATGTAGTTCCGATGAGAGGCCAATGAGCCGGTAACGATTATCCGGCCAGAGGTTAACGCGACGATCTCGGGATTCTGGCCGAGCTGACCGGCGATCTCGATTTTATTGGTGTCGCGATACGGTTTCTTCATTTCCTGGGGAGTCTGGGTGGATGTGTTCATAGTTACCTCCTGCACACGTGATTCGTTCAAGCACCCTATGTGCCTGAATCGTGACGCTGTGATGCCTGCCCGCTGCGCGGGCCTTCGTGCGGCCTGGTGCGTTGTGCGGGTACGCGCTGTGGTGAATTGGTAGACGGAGTCATGGGGCCGTGTCTTACGTGGACGATGACGGGCGAGCCGGTGCGATAAGGGAATGGA
Coding sequences:
- the ssb gene encoding single-stranded DNA-binding protein — protein: MSYRRSRPGGQVAPINSTPSPAACSHFSTFRRKLSINIRSDRSSIPLSHRLARHRPRKTRPHDSVYQFTTARTRTTHQAARRPAQRAGITASRFRHIGCLNESRVQEVTMNTSTQTPQEMKKPYRDTNKIEIAGQLGQNPEIVALTSGRIIVTGSLASHRNYMKDGQTAKKTNWVPFTYRGDKPEEFANALRKGDQVLLLGTLDYREWIDESTQTKRSTLEVAAFEYKLIREGKHH
- a CDS encoding HNH endonuclease, yielding MCRMAHVTAERREQRSNPIQSQVFVLNREGQTLMPCHPARARQLLKEGRAVVHRAVPLVIRLKNRTEAIVQPVRLKVDPGSKATGMALVRHQPPASITVLSLFELQHRGRQISESLTARRHMRRRRRGNLRYRAPRILNRVRSAGWLPPSLQHRIDTTLAWVKRLQRFAPIKDISCELVRFDMQAMQNPEISGTEYQQGTLAGYEVREYLLEKFGRQCVYCEAKDTPLQIEHLQPKALGGSNRISNLVLACQCCNQKKAAQPIEIFLAHQPETLRRIQDQAKRPLKDAAAVNTTRWALAQALHSTGLPVELASGGLTKYNRQRLNVPKTHALDAACVGEFSVLKGWQRNTLELRCTGRGRYQRTRLSKNGFPRCHLMRHKLVNGFQTGDLVKANVPSGKKSGTYQGRVAVRVSGSFNIWTGKEFIQGISYRYCKLVQRGDGYGYFMQTLITHPKEARARSTHIVLSPTL